A stretch of Bradyrhizobium sp. AZCC 2262 DNA encodes these proteins:
- a CDS encoding AraC family transcriptional regulator: MTSTPSVSPGRVKSPHGGADRAEIDFRDLEQIRPPDGIKSGQSSGGRFPHPTVQIAPVDFVKRLGTGRPGWFVESVHATIGRRIELQFQGPVHLLAMYNKGARRDGETSIDGFAPSKIRNFANKLTFVPAGCGYREWFETAASTRLTFLYLDPTVLRNDGGNDYAARMHFEDSVVWETAAKLKSAIENGQAKRTLYLSALSSVLAIELSRCDDSAARDTSLNRGGLASWQKRAVVGYIEEHLGEQISLGTLAQLARLSQHHFCRAFKQSFGVPPHHYHVQRRVEQAKLLLADRSISITDIGFTLGYSQTSSFSVAFRKNTGWTPSEYRKEFK; encoded by the coding sequence GAGCACGCCGAGCGTTAGTCCCGGAAGGGTGAAGTCGCCACATGGTGGTGCAGATCGAGCTGAAATTGACTTTCGAGATTTGGAGCAGATCAGACCGCCGGACGGGATCAAATCCGGGCAGTCAAGTGGCGGTAGGTTTCCTCATCCCACTGTCCAAATTGCGCCGGTCGATTTCGTAAAGCGTCTCGGTACGGGTCGTCCCGGTTGGTTCGTGGAGAGCGTACATGCGACGATTGGGAGGAGGATCGAACTTCAATTTCAAGGTCCTGTTCACCTCTTGGCAATGTACAATAAGGGAGCCCGTCGGGACGGAGAAACTTCAATTGACGGATTTGCGCCATCCAAGATTCGGAATTTTGCGAACAAGCTCACGTTCGTTCCGGCCGGCTGCGGCTATCGAGAGTGGTTTGAAACGGCTGCGTCCACCCGCTTGACGTTTCTATATTTGGATCCAACCGTTCTCCGAAACGATGGAGGAAACGACTATGCGGCGAGAATGCATTTTGAGGACTCCGTCGTTTGGGAAACCGCAGCCAAGTTGAAGAGTGCGATCGAGAATGGGCAAGCAAAGAGAACGCTCTACCTGTCCGCTCTCTCTAGCGTGCTCGCAATTGAGCTGTCCCGTTGTGACGATAGCGCTGCGCGTGATACGTCCCTGAATCGTGGAGGCCTTGCTTCTTGGCAAAAGCGCGCTGTCGTGGGCTATATTGAAGAACATCTAGGCGAGCAAATTTCTCTCGGTACGCTTGCGCAACTCGCCCGTCTAAGCCAACACCATTTTTGTCGGGCCTTCAAACAATCTTTCGGGGTTCCGCCGCATCATTACCACGTACAAAGGCGCGTTGAACAAGCCAAACTGCTCTTGGCAGATCGATCAATCTCGATCACTGACATCGGGTTTACGCTTGGCTACTCTCAAACGAGCTCGTTCAGCGTGGCTTTTCGCAAGAATACAGGCTGGACACCGAGCGAATATCGCAAGGAGTTCAAATAG
- a CDS encoding alpha/beta fold hydrolase: MTKRETVDVGGVPISYLTAGKGGSLVLLLHGTYWSRVWRPVLDGIAAAGLRPVAVDFPGFGRSGGELTVREASVPRLSAWLVQFLDALGHNGPVMVAGHDIGGGVAQHLMLAGAVQVPRAAVVNGIMYDSWPVPGVARFRDPAVAAATTRDDVLAARRVSVVKALGRPASGAEIAEYLDPWTDPRVARSWLALAGAADHRYTMEMLPALQRSKTPKLLVWGEDDPFQTIDYAERYAREIPNTRLVRIKSAGHIPMENDPKAVAGALGKFFAGKQ, translated from the coding sequence ATGACGAAACGCGAGACTGTTGATGTAGGCGGCGTTCCGATCAGCTATCTGACCGCCGGCAAGGGCGGTTCCCTGGTTCTCCTGCTTCATGGCACCTATTGGAGCCGTGTCTGGCGGCCCGTGCTCGACGGCATCGCCGCGGCCGGCCTTCGCCCAGTGGCGGTCGATTTCCCCGGCTTCGGCCGCTCGGGAGGCGAGCTCACCGTAAGAGAGGCTTCGGTCCCGCGTCTCTCCGCTTGGCTCGTGCAATTCCTAGATGCGCTCGGGCATAACGGCCCGGTCATGGTCGCTGGCCACGACATCGGCGGAGGCGTGGCGCAGCATCTTATGCTCGCAGGAGCGGTGCAGGTGCCGCGTGCGGCGGTAGTGAACGGCATCATGTACGACTCATGGCCGGTGCCCGGCGTTGCCCGCTTCCGGGATCCGGCAGTGGCCGCCGCGACAACTCGGGATGATGTACTGGCCGCGCGCCGCGTGTCCGTCGTAAAGGCGCTCGGGCGTCCGGCAAGCGGGGCGGAGATCGCCGAATATCTCGACCCCTGGACAGACCCGAGGGTTGCCCGCTCTTGGCTGGCGCTCGCGGGCGCCGCGGACCATCGCTACACCATGGAGATGCTGCCGGCTTTGCAGCGGTCCAAGACGCCGAAGCTCTTGGTGTGGGGCGAGGACGACCCATTTCAGACGATCGACTATGCCGAACGCTATGCACGCGAGATCCCGAACACGCGGCTCGTCCGGATCAAGTCGGCAGGACACATTCCGATGGAAAACGACCCTAAAGCCGTAGCGGGAGCTCTAGGCAAGTTCTTTGCCGGCAAGCAGTGA
- a CDS encoding D-2-hydroxyacid dehydrogenase family protein, giving the protein MKVAILDDYQNVALQLADWSGVRRHAEITVFNDHVADASAVVERLQPFDAICVMRERTPLTREILRQLPNLKLIASTGLRNASINSQTATDLGIAVTATGYDSAPTIEFTWSLILASMRGIDREAASLKAGGWQTSLGANLRGKSLGVVGLGNIGREVARIGLAFGMKVIAWSQNLTEEKSSAAGATLVDKQTLFREADIVTVHLVLSSRTKGLIGAPEFALMKPTAKLVNTSRGPIVDEAALVEALQARRIAGAAVDVFDVEPLPPDHPFRKLKNVLATPHIGYVTEDLYRTFYGDAAASIAKWLEASAASA; this is encoded by the coding sequence ATGAAGGTTGCGATCCTCGACGACTACCAGAATGTTGCGCTGCAGCTCGCCGACTGGTCGGGCGTCCGTCGGCACGCCGAGATCACCGTGTTCAACGACCACGTGGCCGACGCGTCGGCAGTCGTCGAACGGTTGCAGCCGTTCGACGCGATATGCGTCATGCGCGAACGCACGCCGCTTACGAGGGAGATCCTGCGGCAGCTCCCGAACCTCAAGCTGATCGCGTCGACCGGACTACGAAACGCCTCCATCAACAGCCAGACCGCGACCGATCTCGGTATCGCGGTCACGGCGACCGGCTATGACTCCGCACCCACCATCGAGTTCACCTGGTCGCTGATTCTCGCCAGCATGCGGGGCATCGACCGGGAAGCCGCCTCACTCAAGGCAGGGGGATGGCAAACGAGCCTCGGCGCAAATCTGAGGGGTAAGAGCCTGGGCGTTGTCGGGCTGGGCAACATCGGAAGAGAAGTGGCGCGCATCGGCCTCGCGTTCGGCATGAAGGTGATCGCCTGGAGCCAGAACCTTACTGAGGAGAAATCAAGCGCCGCCGGTGCCACCCTCGTGGACAAGCAGACGTTGTTCCGCGAGGCCGACATCGTGACAGTCCATCTCGTCCTGAGCAGTCGCACCAAAGGCCTGATCGGGGCGCCCGAGTTCGCCCTAATGAAGCCGACGGCGAAACTCGTTAACACATCGCGCGGTCCGATCGTCGACGAAGCGGCGCTGGTCGAAGCGCTACAGGCGCGGCGGATCGCCGGCGCCGCGGTCGATGTATTCGACGTGGAGCCGCTGCCTCCCGATCATCCCTTCCGGAAGCTTAAGAACGTCCTCGCAACGCCTCACATCGGCTACGTCACCGAAGATCTTTATCGGACCTTCTACGGCGATGCCGCGGCCAGCATCGCGAAATGGCTCGAGGCCAGCGCAGCGTCGGCATAG
- a CDS encoding SDR family oxidoreductase: MSASNGKKSGRNKVLVTGASGLLGVAAIEKFLSAGWEVVGVSRRKPELPSGRDVQFLSVDLRDEGKARAAFEPLTDITHIAYTALHEKPELVAGWSSKDQIETNNAMLRNVVEPVVRTASNFQHISILQGTKVYGVHLHPIPIPARERDARKDHPNFFFDQEAYVGEMGAKHGFNYTALRPQLVTGPTPGALNVIPAIGVYAAIRREKDEPFGFPGGPSFVWEAADADLVADVMVWAAQSPRAANEAFNITNGDVFEWRNVWPAMAETLGVETGPDMPTSVTVYLDENADVWDRIVAKYDLRSRNLRQLVGHGDQHADFAFAYGAPEGPRAFVSTVKLRQAGFTKTIDTEVSFRNALRSLIDHKLLPPAAK; the protein is encoded by the coding sequence ATGAGCGCGAGCAACGGAAAAAAGAGCGGTCGGAACAAGGTCCTGGTCACGGGTGCAAGCGGCCTGCTGGGGGTCGCCGCGATCGAGAAGTTTCTTTCCGCGGGCTGGGAGGTGGTCGGCGTCTCGCGCCGCAAGCCCGAGCTACCCAGCGGCCGCGACGTCCAATTTCTATCCGTCGATCTGCGGGACGAGGGAAAGGCCCGTGCCGCGTTCGAGCCGCTGACCGACATCACCCACATTGCCTACACGGCCCTGCATGAGAAGCCCGAGCTGGTCGCTGGCTGGTCGAGCAAGGATCAGATCGAGACCAACAACGCCATGCTGCGCAACGTGGTGGAGCCAGTCGTGCGTACCGCCTCCAATTTCCAGCACATCAGCATTTTGCAGGGAACGAAGGTCTACGGCGTGCACCTGCACCCGATCCCGATCCCGGCCCGCGAACGTGATGCCCGCAAAGATCACCCGAACTTCTTCTTCGACCAGGAAGCCTATGTGGGTGAGATGGGTGCCAAGCATGGCTTCAATTATACGGCGCTGCGCCCCCAGCTCGTCACCGGTCCGACCCCAGGCGCATTGAACGTTATCCCCGCCATTGGCGTCTACGCGGCGATCCGGCGCGAGAAGGATGAACCGTTCGGCTTTCCCGGCGGTCCGTCGTTCGTTTGGGAAGCCGCCGATGCAGACCTCGTCGCGGACGTGATGGTCTGGGCTGCACAGTCGCCTCGGGCGGCGAACGAGGCGTTCAACATCACGAACGGCGACGTGTTCGAGTGGCGCAATGTGTGGCCAGCCATGGCCGAAACCCTCGGCGTCGAAACCGGGCCGGACATGCCAACGAGCGTGACAGTCTACCTCGATGAAAACGCGGACGTCTGGGACCGGATCGTCGCAAAGTACGATCTTCGCTCGCGGAACCTGCGGCAGTTGGTTGGCCATGGGGACCAGCACGCGGATTTCGCATTCGCTTATGGCGCCCCGGAAGGACCTCGGGCCTTTGTGAGCACCGTCAAGTTGCGCCAAGCCGGGTTCACGAAGACAATTGATACCGAGGTCTCGTTTCGCAACGCGCTGCGGTCTCTGATTGACCACAAGCTCCTGCCGCCAGCGGCGAAGTAG
- a CDS encoding cytochrome b, whose translation MKRPNIASVIAHWAAALAMILALYFGYGNGPRQEAFVAHAYAGLTVLGLVVVRLFLRTLLPWPDEESGGSRISRLVAEAMHWTLYALMLLTPLTGWIVASEVGCTAVPRLPNIDRLGSSFSIGHPVSAMTYHVHVFFVWSLLALISLHVTAALLHHFVFRDTILARMIPVLGQRAGSVSDSYPTANSRPHRLKKPGSNIVRTEKC comes from the coding sequence TTGAAACGGCCCAATATCGCCTCGGTCATCGCCCATTGGGCCGCAGCCTTGGCAATGATCCTAGCGCTGTATTTCGGCTATGGGAATGGTCCGCGCCAGGAGGCATTCGTCGCGCACGCCTACGCCGGCCTCACCGTGCTGGGTCTTGTGGTTGTCAGGCTCTTCCTGCGGACGCTGTTGCCATGGCCCGACGAGGAGAGCGGCGGCTCTCGCATTTCTAGGCTCGTCGCAGAGGCCATGCATTGGACGCTCTACGCCTTGATGTTGCTGACGCCACTGACCGGCTGGATCGTCGCCTCAGAGGTGGGATGCACGGCCGTTCCTAGGCTGCCGAACATCGATCGTCTTGGCTCCAGCTTTTCCATCGGCCATCCGGTCAGCGCGATGACGTACCACGTTCATGTTTTCTTTGTTTGGTCGCTTCTAGCGCTGATTTCTCTCCACGTGACGGCGGCGCTTTTGCACCATTTTGTGTTTCGGGACACCATTCTGGCCAGAATGATTCCAGTCCTTGGACAGCGCGCCGGATCGGTATCGGATTCATACCCGACCGCGAATTCGCGACCTCACCGGCTGAAAAAGCCGGGGAGCAACATCGTAAGAACGGAGAAATGCTGA
- a CDS encoding tyrosine-type recombinase/integrase, whose product MVERAGKEAGFKAHPHMLRHACGFALAAKGHDTRALQAYLGHKNIQHTVRYTDLSPTRFKNVLAGLTPRSAPEVDLRIAP is encoded by the coding sequence GTGGTCGAGCGGGCGGGCAAGGAAGCGGGTTTTAAGGCGCACCCGCACATGCTGCGGCACGCCTGCGGTTTCGCGCTGGCTGCCAAGGGCCACGACACACGGGCTTTGCAGGCGTACCTGGGGCACAAGAATATCCAGCACACCGTTCGTTACACCGACCTGTCCCCAACCCGCTTCAAAAACGTTCTGGCGGGTCTGACGCCCAGGTCGGCCCCAGAGGTGGATCTTCGAATAGCACCATAG
- a CDS encoding pyridoxamine 5'-phosphate oxidase family protein, giving the protein MSEGFTIANFRSVAHGLQEGQFAVGERKKASGLRDLDPKYKRLLDEPVTMTLGLIGPDDRIGLTPMWFDYEGDKILVNTASHRHKCEWIRKNPRLTILLVNPNNPYHWVQIKCTVEKEMREWEPGGEYVTKQLDRIWTKYTGKPGPYALRDPKIDEKRVLFVCGIDRIATFGEP; this is encoded by the coding sequence ATGTCGGAAGGCTTCACGATAGCCAATTTTCGTAGTGTTGCTCACGGCCTGCAGGAGGGCCAGTTTGCGGTCGGCGAGCGCAAGAAGGCGTCGGGCCTGCGTGATCTCGATCCAAAGTACAAACGGTTGCTCGATGAGCCGGTCACTATGACTCTGGGTTTGATCGGTCCGGACGACCGGATCGGTCTCACGCCGATGTGGTTCGACTATGAGGGCGACAAGATCCTGGTAAACACCGCGTCGCATCGGCACAAGTGCGAATGGATCCGCAAGAATCCGCGCCTAACGATACTACTGGTCAATCCCAACAACCCCTACCACTGGGTGCAGATAAAGTGCACTGTGGAGAAGGAGATGCGGGAGTGGGAACCGGGCGGCGAATACGTGACCAAACAGCTCGACCGCATCTGGACCAAGTACACCGGCAAGCCTGGCCCCTATGCACTGCGCGATCCGAAGATCGATGAAAAGCGCGTCTTGTTTGTCTGCGGCATTGATCGGATTGCCACGTTCGGCGAACCGTGA
- a CDS encoding SGNH/GDSL hydrolase family protein, translated as MASSALDCCNTPPELCKLGVHLPNLAKALRELDAFNVVAIGSSSTAGEGASPPTSYPSRLSAALASTFSRPRIYVLNLGIGGQEAPDEAARFKTDVIAKNPSLVIWQVGTNAAWKDYFLEDVQEGIFRGLRHLRGILTDIILMNPQYAPALLDSSERAKPATDRMLSLSTTDNI; from the coding sequence ATGGCCTCATCTGCGCTTGATTGCTGCAACACGCCACCCGAGCTCTGCAAACTTGGGGTGCATCTCCCCAACTTGGCAAAAGCGTTACGTGAACTAGATGCGTTTAACGTCGTTGCCATAGGCTCATCATCGACCGCGGGTGAAGGGGCTAGCCCACCCACATCTTATCCAAGCCGATTAAGCGCCGCACTCGCGTCAACTTTCTCGCGACCCAGGATTTATGTGCTCAATCTCGGTATTGGCGGCCAGGAGGCGCCCGACGAGGCCGCTAGATTTAAGACAGACGTAATCGCAAAGAATCCTTCCCTCGTAATTTGGCAGGTCGGTACAAACGCCGCCTGGAAGGATTATTTTCTAGAGGATGTTCAGGAGGGAATCTTCAGGGGTCTCAGACATCTTAGGGGAATTCTGACTGACATCATCCTTATGAATCCGCAGTATGCACCGGCGCTTCTGGACAGCAGTGAGCGAGCAAAACCCGCCACTGACAGGATGTTGAGTTTAAGCACGACCGACAATATCTAG
- a CDS encoding MBL fold metallo-hydrolase: MTKPSLTFDRRTLLSVATGVATSAAALSSMLPGKSRAETGGQADTSQTNGSGFYRFKVGDFQATVISDGFGEVPLQPIFAPNASEAEFKAALKANFIVPMAQGTSNILVVDTGRERILIDSGWGEKLGPAFGNFPKLQTNLQRAGIAPDSIDLVVVSHGHLDHIGGLVTKSGVPAFPKATFVFVDTEWNYWTGKQFEAEVAKSPMPDAFKQGIVSAAKDNLPPIASRSRFVKQGGEIATGVNYVSAPGHSPAHAAILFTSKNEQFLHMADVVHNPVTSLQHPEWRPVFDYDPVLAIKTRRSILDRVASDRLLAMGYHFPFPALGHVVRQGQAYRWVPINWIW, encoded by the coding sequence ATGACCAAGCCTTCATTGACCTTTGACCGCCGCACTCTACTGAGTGTCGCTACTGGAGTCGCCACCTCCGCTGCAGCATTGTCGTCAATGCTGCCCGGGAAGAGCAGAGCCGAAACCGGAGGGCAAGCCGATACATCGCAGACTAACGGTAGCGGCTTCTATCGCTTCAAGGTCGGTGACTTCCAGGCCACCGTGATCTCCGACGGGTTTGGCGAAGTCCCGCTCCAACCGATTTTCGCTCCCAATGCGTCTGAAGCGGAGTTTAAGGCCGCGCTCAAGGCCAACTTCATAGTGCCCATGGCTCAAGGCACCAGCAACATTCTTGTGGTCGACACGGGGCGCGAACGCATCCTCATCGACAGTGGCTGGGGAGAGAAGCTTGGCCCGGCCTTCGGCAATTTCCCGAAACTTCAAACCAACCTTCAGCGCGCCGGAATTGCCCCCGACAGCATCGATCTCGTGGTCGTGTCGCATGGGCACCTCGACCATATCGGCGGTCTCGTTACCAAGTCCGGCGTGCCCGCCTTCCCCAAGGCTACTTTCGTGTTCGTGGACACCGAGTGGAATTACTGGACGGGTAAACAGTTCGAGGCAGAGGTGGCGAAATCGCCGATGCCCGATGCGTTCAAGCAAGGCATTGTGTCCGCCGCAAAGGATAACCTTCCTCCGATAGCCTCCAGATCCCGCTTCGTGAAGCAGGGTGGCGAAATTGCAACCGGCGTGAACTATGTTTCGGCGCCAGGCCATTCTCCCGCACACGCAGCGATTCTCTTCACCTCCAAGAACGAGCAGTTCCTGCACATGGCGGATGTCGTCCACAACCCGGTCACCAGCCTTCAGCACCCGGAATGGAGACCGGTTTTCGACTACGACCCTGTTCTGGCGATCAAGACGCGCAGGTCGATCCTGGATCGTGTTGCATCCGATCGACTCCTGGCGATGGGATATCATTTTCCGTTCCCGGCTCTCGGACATGTGGTGAGGCAAGGCCAGGCCTACCGGTGGGTGCCGATCAATTGGATCTGGTGA
- a CDS encoding GlxA family transcriptional regulator, with amino-acid sequence MQRIGFIVYPGFQVIGLASSTVFEIANIANGAPIYQVDILSEDGGKVQGSAAVAVDSQPFGRRHYDTLIVCGGTEVPKPSPKLAAYLRAKLQSSRRIASICTGAFVLAEAGLLNGRHATTHWLLARELQTRFPTVTVEEDRIFVVDGPIWTSAGMTAGIDLGLSMLEKDAGAELARAVARKLVIFHRRAGGQSQHSSLLELEPKSDRIQAALTYASKNLRNALTVEQLAEAARLSPRQFSRSFRAETGQSPAKAVENLRVEAARLMLEQSAHPIDVVARETGFADRERMRRAFLRAFGQPPRTIRRNAEPLDQ; translated from the coding sequence ATGCAACGAATTGGATTCATCGTTTATCCAGGCTTCCAGGTGATCGGGCTCGCTTCCTCGACCGTCTTCGAGATCGCCAACATCGCCAACGGAGCGCCGATCTATCAAGTCGACATACTTTCCGAGGATGGCGGCAAGGTTCAGGGGTCCGCGGCTGTGGCCGTAGACAGCCAGCCCTTCGGACGTCGCCACTACGATACGCTGATCGTTTGCGGTGGGACCGAAGTGCCGAAGCCATCGCCCAAGCTGGCGGCCTACTTGCGGGCCAAGCTGCAATCTTCGCGACGGATCGCATCGATATGCACGGGCGCGTTCGTTCTGGCGGAGGCCGGCTTGCTGAACGGACGGCACGCGACCACACACTGGCTCCTGGCGCGCGAGCTTCAGACTCGCTTTCCCACGGTGACCGTCGAGGAAGATCGCATATTCGTCGTTGATGGACCGATCTGGACATCTGCAGGGATGACGGCCGGCATTGATCTGGGGCTTTCGATGCTTGAGAAAGATGCTGGCGCCGAATTGGCGCGGGCGGTGGCGCGAAAGCTGGTGATATTCCATCGGCGCGCGGGCGGACAATCTCAGCATTCCTCGCTGCTCGAACTTGAGCCGAAGTCCGACCGCATCCAGGCGGCGCTCACCTATGCCAGCAAGAACCTGCGCAACGCCTTGACTGTAGAGCAACTGGCCGAAGCTGCTCGGCTGAGCCCTCGGCAGTTTAGCCGGTCCTTTCGCGCGGAGACCGGCCAATCACCAGCCAAGGCAGTTGAAAATCTTCGCGTAGAGGCGGCAAGGCTGATGCTGGAGCAAAGTGCACATCCGATCGACGTGGTGGCGCGCGAAACGGGCTTTGCAGACCGGGAACGAATGCGCCGTGCCTTTCTGCGCGCGTTCGGCCAGCCACCGCGAACCATCCGAAGAAATGCTGAGCCCCTCGATCAATAG
- a CDS encoding NADP-dependent oxidoreductase gives MDSYSQIVLASRPSGPPTSQNFRIERGEIPKPLDGQVLLGTQYLSLDPYMRGRMNDAKSYSPPVSIGGVMEGEVVATVLESRHADYRAGDLVQGRIGWRTHAAVVASDLKRVDTGGSPLTTALGVLGMPGFTAYSGMKVIGRPKSGETVVVAAATGPVGSLVGQLAQLAGARAIGIAGGPEKCAYLRDELKFDGVLDHRDDKMAEQLAELCPDGIDVYFENVGGPIWQAVLPLLNRYARVPACGMIAYYNGQGPAEEGLLSQTMIAVVRRSLQIRGYINFEFVEEYYDEFIKELAPKVASGRIKYREDVVSGLENAPEAFIGMLEGRNFGKLLIKVS, from the coding sequence GTGGATAGCTATTCGCAAATCGTCCTCGCCTCACGACCGAGCGGCCCACCCACGTCTCAAAATTTCCGGATTGAGAGAGGGGAAATACCGAAGCCTTTGGACGGTCAGGTCCTGCTGGGTACACAATATTTGTCGCTCGATCCTTACATGCGCGGCCGGATGAACGACGCGAAATCGTATTCGCCGCCTGTCAGTATCGGCGGGGTCATGGAGGGCGAAGTTGTCGCGACCGTTCTGGAATCCAGGCACGCGGACTATCGCGCGGGAGATCTGGTGCAGGGGCGGATCGGCTGGCGCACGCACGCTGCCGTCGTAGCTTCGGATCTGAAACGGGTTGATACGGGAGGCAGTCCCCTTACGACGGCACTAGGCGTTTTGGGCATGCCGGGCTTTACTGCCTATTCCGGGATGAAGGTGATCGGGCGGCCGAAGTCCGGCGAGACCGTGGTCGTCGCTGCAGCGACCGGGCCCGTCGGTTCGTTGGTAGGTCAGCTTGCGCAACTCGCGGGCGCTCGCGCCATCGGTATAGCGGGCGGACCTGAAAAATGCGCTTATTTGCGCGACGAACTCAAGTTCGACGGGGTTCTCGATCACCGCGACGACAAGATGGCAGAGCAACTTGCGGAACTATGTCCGGACGGCATCGATGTCTATTTCGAGAACGTAGGTGGACCGATCTGGCAGGCTGTCCTTCCTCTTCTTAACCGCTACGCGCGGGTGCCCGCCTGCGGCATGATCGCCTACTACAACGGCCAAGGGCCTGCGGAAGAAGGCTTGCTCTCACAAACAATGATCGCCGTGGTGAGGCGCAGTCTTCAGATTCGCGGATACATCAATTTTGAATTCGTCGAAGAGTATTACGATGAATTCATCAAGGAGCTCGCGCCCAAAGTCGCTTCTGGCCGGATCAAATATCGTGAGGATGTCGTTTCCGGTTTGGAAAATGCTCCAGAGGCCTTCATCGGGATGCTGGAGGGGCGCAACTTCGGCAAGCTTCTGATCAAGGTGAGCTGA
- a CDS encoding MBL fold metallo-hydrolase: MTRVLDFEAGPFREDSIRSRAEVRGGGGNPPFGEGDAASVGFMRERFSWTTIGTFVGPASGSYETRVHDLWTSSPQGAILAAKRFNAVADAVSKGGQAYSTLSFSIPKVMEAVVWVDMNGLVTEIAAKIPNPVMGDMEILTLFEDYRETSGIKFPLRIRQTQGGSEFFDIAVRDVRLDLPSDTEVPPAIQTPAARPSLIVEKIADGVWFLRGVTHNSVAIEMADHILLVEAPLSDGFATQLFAKANGLVPGKTVRSVVVTHHHFDHTGGLRYAASQDATLFVSAIAKPYYERVLMNPNRIAPDSLAQSGKTPRIVGVGTRHVFSDPMRTVEVHEIPDSLHARGFVMVYLPQEKILIEGDPFHIRPQDNMLRPLPVATEMNLIENIQRLRLSVDRILPLHGRASSMEELNARSGKPGRSR; encoded by the coding sequence ATGACGCGCGTGCTTGACTTCGAGGCCGGGCCCTTCCGCGAAGACTCTATTCGCAGCCGTGCGGAAGTCCGCGGTGGCGGGGGAAATCCCCCGTTCGGTGAGGGCGATGCAGCCTCTGTCGGCTTTATGCGTGAGCGCTTCTCATGGACGACGATCGGAACATTCGTGGGGCCTGCGTCAGGCTCCTACGAAACGCGCGTTCACGATCTTTGGACGTCATCGCCGCAGGGCGCAATTCTCGCCGCAAAACGGTTTAACGCAGTCGCGGATGCGGTCAGCAAAGGCGGACAAGCATACTCAACACTGAGCTTCAGCATCCCCAAGGTCATGGAGGCAGTTGTCTGGGTCGACATGAACGGCCTCGTGACGGAGATCGCCGCAAAAATACCCAATCCTGTCATGGGTGATATGGAGATACTCACCCTGTTTGAAGACTATCGCGAGACATCGGGCATCAAATTTCCTCTACGTATCCGACAAACACAAGGCGGAAGCGAATTCTTCGATATCGCAGTTCGTGACGTTCGTCTCGATCTTCCGTCTGACACCGAAGTGCCGCCTGCGATACAGACGCCAGCCGCGAGACCTTCCTTGATCGTCGAAAAGATCGCAGATGGTGTCTGGTTCCTGAGAGGTGTCACGCACAATAGCGTCGCCATCGAAATGGCTGATCACATCCTCCTGGTGGAAGCGCCGCTCTCCGACGGCTTCGCGACGCAACTGTTCGCGAAGGCAAACGGGCTGGTGCCCGGGAAAACCGTCCGCAGTGTGGTCGTTACGCACCATCATTTCGACCACACAGGGGGCCTGAGATACGCCGCCAGCCAAGACGCAACCTTGTTCGTCAGTGCGATCGCGAAGCCGTATTATGAGCGGGTGCTGATGAATCCAAATCGCATCGCACCGGACAGCCTCGCGCAAAGCGGGAAAACACCAAGAATCGTCGGCGTCGGTACACGGCACGTATTTTCCGACCCTATGCGGACGGTCGAAGTTCACGAGATTCCCGACAGCCTGCATGCGCGCGGCTTCGTCATGGTCTACCTGCCGCAAGAGAAGATTCTGATTGAAGGGGACCCCTTCCACATTCGACCGCAGGACAACATGCTCCGCCCACTTCCTGTCGCTACGGAGATGAACCTCATCGAGAACATCCAACGGCTGAGACTCAGTGTGGACCGGATCCTGCCTCTCCATGGAAGGGCTTCCTCGATGGAAGAACTCAATGCCCGTTCCGGGAAACCCGGGCGTTCTCGATAG